GACGTGGACATTGCTTGCTCAACGCTAAGCCTAACCAATCCTATAGTCTCGGCATCTTGAAAAAAGGTCTCTTGAGCTTTCCGGTCTGCCCAACTTGCGAACACCGAGGGCGCAAAAATTGGTGGAAAGCGCCCCTCATCTGAGGCAGTATCGATCTCAACTGTTACCCCCATTTCAGCATCCTGTGAAGTTGCGAAGACATGCGAAGAGTTAATAGCAAAAAAGATTACCGCAAGCTGGACCTTAAATACCCATTTTATCAACATTTCTTCTCTCACAAAATAATTACTTACCATTATCGCTGTTCTCTACGGCAAACAACAGCCCAAAGCAACCTGTAGTGCCTGAAGCTTAAGCTGCCGTGCGCAGGTTTTTAAGTGTTGCCATTGCGTTCTAGAAGTCGTGGCATCTCTTGCAATGTGGACGCTTACAACTAATATTGATACTGATTATCAATCCGCACAATAAGCTACGATATGGCGATCGTCAGTCGGCGTATCGTAGCAAGCCTTTAGAGCAGTAATTGTTCATTAAGTTCGGGTAATTGCAAGGCGAAGACGAAGACTGTGCCAGAGGTGGTTACACAGGCAGAGGAAATCGCAATACCTCCTTACCTTATTCCATCACCTTTAATCCCGTTGGTGCTGCAGGAGCTGTGTCTTGCCCTACGGTCGTAGCTGAGAGTACCAAATGCCCAAATCCCACCGTGCTCTGAAAGTTTGCATCAATTGGGTTATTCCAGTTAAGAATCCCATCTCTATCTCCACCGTTATCATCGTCGTTTTGCTGCACATCGATGCCGATGGTCATGTTGGCTGCCGGGGCTGTTATTCCAAGATTCGCCCTGGGGATGGCGAGTTCTACAGTGTACCCATCGGTGATATTTGCAGCAACGTATTTAATTCCGGTAGTGTTAGCATTCTTGCTGAAAAATATCCCAGCGGCATCCTTGGCGGTGACGGTGATGATGTTGTCCCCACTAACTAAGGGAATATTGCCCGCAGACCAGTTGGTCGTCCCACCAGCAGCTCCATCGATTTTTACTGCATGTACCACATGAAAATAGAATGCTTACAGTAGGATAACGAGCAGAATATCTAAGGCGAGCCTAAGTCATCATGTTGCCCAGCTTTTATATTTTAACTGTTACAAATCCGTTATTCAACCTTAGGCTACGGAAGAAGTCGCAAGCCTTGAGGTGCGGGCGGTGGAGTGTTGTCGCCGCTCCCCAGAGGGGGAAGTCTCCAGGTTCCGTTTGAAGTACCTAGGTAAATAAAGCTATTATGGGGATTGACCGTTAACACCCAGACGTCAAGCTCAGGTCCAAGATTATAGGTGATATTTGACCAAGTATTGCCCCCATCGGTGGTGCGAAAGACGCCATTTGATTGACCTCGCCATTGATGCCGCGCTCCAACGTAAATAATATTCGGATTATTGGGATCAACTGCAACAACTGCGGTTGCAATCATATTATGGCCATCTGCCGGAAAGGCCTTTGTGGTAACAGTGCCATTATCAATGATGTAGAGCCCTTTATAATAAGCAGTTACGTATAATTTATTAGGATTACTGGGTGCAACATCCATGGTTAAAACGTCACGCGCATACGAAGGAATGGTTGCAAAATCAACCCAAGACAAACCGCCATCCGTGGATTTGTAAATTATCGTTTTTATTTCACCTGACAAATCACCCTTGGCATAGACAATATTTCCGTTTTGCGGATTAACTCTCATCACACTTTTGGAAAGATTAGTCACCGCATAATTTCCCGCACTAGTTCTTTTAATCTTTTTGTTGCCGGCATAAATGATATTTGAATCTTGGGGATGAAATGCAATGTACTTATAACTTCCATCCGTCGCTGGCGTTAAGAGTTTCCAGCTTGTGCCGCCGTCCTCGGTAATCCCTATCGTCTGAAAATCCCATCCTCCAATAGCGGTCACCAAATAAGAGGGATTGTTTGGCGACACCGCACCACTCATCGCCGAACGCGCACCATCAAAGCGGCCATGATTGGCAAAACTAAAAGTGTTGCCCCCATCCGCCGACTTATAAACACCATAATCCACCAAAAAGAAAACGGGGTGCTTAACATCTGCCCAAGCAAAAGCACTTGCCCTGCCACCAGACCACCCAGTCGCCGAATACCTATAGCTCGCACCCCCGTCTGCAGTAATTTTAACCCTATTATCCCGTCCGTTGGTAAGCGCGATATTTTTATTTGAAGGATGTGGCGCAAATACACTTCCTAGGTAACTCGCATTTTCCATGCCATCGGCATTTTCGGTAACACTCCTACTCACCCAACCGGCAGAATTTTTCTCGTCGTTATTTGCCGAAAAGACCCAACTTGCGCCGCCATCGTGGCTATAATAGGCGCTATTGGGCTTAGCTCCCACGTATAAAAAGTTTCCATCGACGGGACTAATCGCAAGTCCCATTATGATTTCCGAGCTTGCGGGAATAGCGCCATTAATTTTGCTAAAACTGCTCCCGCCGTTTGTGGTTTTATAGATAGAACTCTTATTGGAAAAGTAAAAAACATTTTCGTTTGTGGGATGCCGTGCTAAAATTAGCGGCACCTCAGGTGTGCTAATTTTAGTTACCGAAGCAACTGCCTCGCTATTTGAAATTCTATAAAGCCCATCTGCTGCAGCTACTAAAACAGTTGAATTGTTGCTTGGATGAGTTTTTAGGTCGTAGATCCTTATTCCCTCTAAGACATTGCCCCCGCTCGATTTTGGAACCTTTACCCAAGTGACACCACTATCCGTGGAGCGAATGAGGCCAGATTTTAAAAACCCCGCGTAAACCTTGCTTCCATCCTTAGTAAAAGCAATTAGCGTTCCACCTCTAGCTCCACCGCTGGGAATTAAAAGGTCAGCAGCATAAGTCCTCGACCAACTCTCCCCGCCGTTAGCACTTCTAATTACACCGCTATATCCAATATTTTGCTGCGCCATCGCTCCCGCCGCAACGAGGACGACATTTTCATTAGTTGGATGGACGGCAACGGTAGACCCGCCGTTAGCCAAGAACCCCTTGGTCTTCCTAGCCCAGGTGCTACCGCCATTAGTCGTTTTATATACCTGCGCCACATCGACAACAAAATAAGCTACGCTGGGATTAGATTTTGCGTAGCTCATGGCAAGAATTTCCTGAAACCCTTCACCACCCCCAACTCCCTTTACCACCTGAGGTTTGGTTCTAAGCGCAACTTGCTCCCAGACTTGGCTACTTTGGGCGTAGGCTACCGAAATAAGAAAAACAAAATACAGGGGGAAAATTGAAATTATTCGAATCAAAAACGACAAAAGCCTTCCCATCGAATAAACCTTTAATGTTTTTGGGCAAAAACCAAAAGCGATCAAAAATGACCGTTTATACCGTTTCCAAAAAGTAAGTTAAATATTTTACTTTTTGGAAACGGTATTTGTTGTTTATTGGCAAGTGCTTACGCACTTGCTGTTTATACCATTTACAAAAATCCTTTTTGTAAATGCTATAAACTAAAATATTAATAGAACTTAAGCGCCTAATCAATAGGAATCCGACTTACCCAGCAAAGGCGCCCTCAACTTTTACTAAAGAAAGCGCCGAATTCGCTTAATCTTCGATACCGGGGCCTTCATTACTCAGTTTACAACTTCTCTCATTGAAGAGCTTGGCTATTCCCCCCGTGATGGGGTTGACATTATTGTCGCGGCTGGCCCCTCCGGCCCGATGGAGGAGGGCTACGGTGGAGACTGAGACAGAGAAAATCACTGCAGCACCTTTAATCCCGTTGGCGCTTGCGGCGCTGCAATATCCCCGCCATCCGGGGGCGGAAGTTTCCAAGTGCCATAAAAAGAACCCAAATATACAGAACTATTATAAGGGTTCACCGTTAGAACATTTGGACTAAACCAAGTGGTTAAGTTACCAGAAATGTTCCTCCAGGTCGCTCCATAATCCACAGACCTGAAAACACAGTTTGATGCGCCTTTCGTCCAATTGCTGCCGCCGTCCGTCGTCCTAAATATCCCTTTTACCTCGCCTGGCACAGTCCATCCCTCTGCCATATTAGACCCAGCTACAAATACAGTATCCGGGTCCGTAGGATGAATCCCCAAAGATTGTCCTCCAACTGAACCAAAGCCATTGATTAACGGTTGCCAACTTGCTCCACCATTGGTGCTTTTCCACGGCCCCGTAGTATCAATTATCATGTATAAGATAGTCGGATCTGAAGGTGCATATTTAATGTCCTGCACCGCCTGGAATCCTTCCCCGCCCTGAAATCCAGCCGCCTTCTGCGCTGCCGACCTTAGCGGCACCGATTGTTATACCGGCTGGCCATGGGCTGCCGATAGGCTCGTCATATACGAAACGACACTTAGCGCAATCAAAACCACTCTAGAAATAAAACCTGTTTTTATTACGGTAGACATAACCCTCTCCTACACTAATGTTAGATACACATCACAGCTCCTACTCTACTGCACCACGCGCAAGCCCGTAGGCGCTGCGGGCGGTGGGTTTTGACCTACAATAAGCGAAATGTCGTGCTTGCCTGCGGGGATAAAGACTGTTGCGCTTGAAAAGTTTTGGCCGTTTAGACTAACTCCCGTAAGGCCCGGATAAAAGAAAGTTACGTTCGTGCCCGGCGATACTACCTTACCCGCAGTGTTTTTCATGTAAACGCTGACGTTCGCCGTGGAGCTAAAACCGCGCCGCGATGAAGCGCCATCGTTAAACGACGTTCCCTGGCGCACGAAATAAAACGAGAGTTGATTGTTGTTAAGCCGATAACTACTCGACTGCCCTTTAAAGGACACTAATCCATGCTGCACTATGCCGGTAGACGAGTTTGCAATAGCATAGTCAAATATAGAGTTTCCGTGATCGATACTCGCTCCACTATAACCGCTCCCCGCAAGGCGAGTCATGTTGGCTTTGGCATGAGTCGGATCGTGGGGAAATAAAACCGTTGCAATATTAGCCTTACCCAAAGCATCCGTGACAAAAGTCGCATCGAGATATTTATTTATGATATAGCCATCGCGCCTCACCCATACGCTATCCTTAAACAATACGCCCTGCGCCTTTGGGCTTGTTCCTAAAAAAATGCTTAAGAAAGTGTCTTTGGTCTGGCGCTTAAATGGGCCGTTTATCTTCCATTGATATTCCTTTTCGCTCGCAACGGTCGTAAACGAGTTAGAATTCGGATGCAAAAGCACATTAGCCGTAGTTAGTGCGGCATTGGTCGCGCTAATCTCATCAAAGAGCAGCCAATAACCGTTTTTCCCATCCTGGGGATGAATGAAAATAAAATTGCGCTGATGTTTCCCATTGGGAAGAGCTTTGCCCGAGTCCCCACTCGCGTAATCAAGACCATCTGCCGTAAATCCCTCTGTTACCCCAGCGCCTGGCACTGGCGAGATTGATGGCGGAACTGCACCAAGGTGATCTTTTCGGTCGATGAGGACCGTATTCCCCGAGTTGGCGTTAGTAGCTATCCAAGCGCGGTCAAAACCTCCCGCATCGTAAATGCTCGCCGCAGCAGCATAACCCGCATTTACTAGAAGGTATTCTCCGTAACCTACGAGGTTAATGCTATTAACCTCCTTATGAGAGTGCCACTCAGAGTTTTTCATGTTTAGCATTGCGCCCATTAGCGATAGCTCGCTTGAATTCCTCTCCCAAAAAGCCGCGCCACCATCGCTAAAGATTTGACTAATGGGCTTTTGGCCTGCAGGCAAAGGCTTAGTCATCAGTATGTATGTAAATAAGGATGCCTCAGAGTTAGGCAACGCGCCATTTACGTACCAGGAGGCAAGCGCGCCACTTTCGGCAGAATATCTGTCCAAAAAATAATTCCGGCCAGCGTTAAGTGTTGTAGCATACTCTGTATCCCCAAATACTGTATGCGTGCGAAAAGGAGTAGTTCCAAAAGTGAAGAGCCAACGGTTAAAATTGCGCATTACCGAGCTAGCATAGTAACTATCCTCGCCGGTATGCTCCATGACATCTATGCTATAGACCTTAGCTGCTCTACAACAGTCATGCCCACCCACCGCCAATGCGATTCCATGAATAACTAACGCCAGCTGGGTAAGCTCCGTCGGCCGTAACATATCGCGACTCACCAAGCCCACCGCTTCCAGGATAAAATATGTCACCGCGATATGATTGTTTTAGCGAATCGATTCTTGCCCTATCGCCCTTAAATAGCGCAAATGCAAGGGGAGCCCCAAATCGATTTAGCGTCCAGTTCCAGCCGTATTGGGCCGCAGCTAAAATATTTTCGGCATTAATGCGTTCTGTGGGTGTTAAGTCATTATAGATAATATCTAAAGCAACTACTGACATAAAATAGGCCGAACCGCCGATAACCGTATCGCCCCAAAGGGCGTGGTTGAGAGTCGGATAATGCGTCGACCAGTGCGAAATGGAGTCTCTAATTTTATTCTTATAGGTTACTCGATTTGCAGGATCGACGATATAGGCAAGTGCGGTGTAATTCATTATCTTGTGCAGAGCCTTAGATTTGTCGATCTTTGTTCCAGAAATGGGATAGGTTAAACTATTTGCCATGGAAATAGCCGTGGCCTTCATCTCCTTCCAAGGAGACTGCAAGGCGCGTCCCTGAAGCTCGGTAAATTTTTCCTGTTTCACAATTAGGAAGGGGTGATCTGCGGCTAAAGCGAGGGCTGGTAGAGTTTGAGATGCTACTGCAGCATAAAGCCACAATTTTAAAACTATTTTCATAAGGGCTCACAATTCGCAATGACTGGAGATATATTTCGGTTCTTCTTTAATAATTTTAGCAGCCAATTTGTAAGATTCGCAACTATTGCCTGAACTACCGAGTCTAAGGGCTTTGAAACAAAAAGCATTTTGTTTCAGGATCTCTCCACTGAAATGGGGCAAGATCAGATTGCCGTGATTGCAGGTCACAGGTAGTGCATTTTGTTTCTCTAGATGGATTTTCTATGCTTATACTAGCGACAGCGACAAAAGTTGACATGCACTAACTCCTCAGCGCAGACGCGCCAGATGCCGAGAATTTATTTTACCGTTTAAAAACGGCTTTTTTTGTTTATTGGCAAGCGCTTA
Above is a genomic segment from Deltaproteobacteria bacterium containing:
- a CDS encoding heparinase II/III family protein codes for the protein MLRPTELTQLALVIHGIALAVGGHDCCRAAKVYSIDVMEHTGEDSYYASSVMRNFNRWLFTFGTTPFRTHTVFGDTEYATTLNAGRNYFLDRYSAESGALASWYVNGALPNSEASLFTYILMTKPLPAGQKPISQIFSDGGAAFWERNSSELSLMGAMLNMKNSEWHSHKEVNSINLVGYGEYLLVNAGYAAAASIYDAGGFDRAWIATNANSGNTVLIDRKDHLGAVPPSISPVPGAGVTEGFTADGLDYASGDSGKALPNGKHQRNFIFIHPQDGKNGYWLLFDEISATNAALTTANVLLHPNSNSFTTVASEKEYQWKINGPFKRQTKDTFLSIFLGTSPKAQGVLFKDSVWVRRDGYIINKYLDATFVTDALGKANIATVLFPHDPTHAKANMTRLAGSGYSGASIDHGNSIFDYAIANSSTGIVQHGLVSFKGQSSSYRLNNNQLSFYFVRQGTSFNDGASSRRGFSSTANVSVYMKNTAGKVVSPGTNVTFFYPGLTGVSLNGQNFSSATVFIPAGKHDISLIVGQNPPPAAPTGLRVVQ